One genomic window of Branchiostoma floridae strain S238N-H82 chromosome 4, Bfl_VNyyK, whole genome shotgun sequence includes the following:
- the LOC118413079 gene encoding C-factor-like, which yields MPACLVQGASRGIGLQFCRHLLRGVPNSTVIATCRNPGGATELQTLQAEFPSTLHIVPLDVLDEGSIQRAASEVQQHHGGGVDLLINCAGILHPSGRGETSLRDVSSQGLSTTFSTNAVGPLLVAKYFSPLLQKGTGAFGQHGSNKRTHAAVMANLSAKVGSTTDNGLGGWYSYRMSKCALNMATKNLSIELGRGKNKVICVSLHPGTVDTDLSRPYHKNVPSDKLLSTERSVQCLMDFVNGLTMQHTGKFFTWEGKEMPF from the exons ATGCCTGCCTGTTTGGTGCAAGGTGCGAGTAGAGGAATCGGCCTGCAGTTTTGCAGGCATCTGCTGAGAGGAGTTCCCAACAGCACAGTCATTGCAACATGTAGAAATCCTGGAGGTGCCACAGAACTGCAAACCCTACAG GCAGAGTTTCCCAGCACCCTGCACATCGTACCCCTTGATGTCCTTGATGAAGGCTCGATCCAGCGGGCGGCCAGCGAGGTGCAGCAGCACCATGGCGGGGGTGTGGACCTGCTCATCAACTGTGCCGGCATCCTCCACCCCAGCGGCAGGGGGGAAACCAGCCTCAGGGATGTCTCCTCTCAG GGTTTGTCAACAACTTTTAGCACCAATGCTGTAGGACCATTGCTGGTAGCCAAGTACTTCTCACCACTATTACAGAAGGGAACAGGAGCATTTGGGCAACATGGATCAAACAAGCGGACACACGCTGCAGTGATGGCCAACTTATCAGCTAAGGTTGGCTCCACAACAGACAATG GTCTTGGAGGTTGGTACTCCTACCGTATGTCCAAGTgtgcgttgaacatggctaCCAAGAACCTCAGCATCGAGCTGGGCCGAGGCAAAAACAAGGTGATCTGTGTCAGTCTGCACCCTGGTACAGTGGACACAGACCTCTCCAGGCCCTACCATAA GAATGTACCGAGCGACAAACTGCTCTCAACAGAGCGCTCTGTCCAGTGCCTGATGGACTTTGTAAACGGACTGACGATGCAGCACACAGGCAAGTTCTTCACATGGGAGGGGAAGGAGATGCCATTCTAG
- the LOC118413078 gene encoding endoplasmic reticulum-Golgi intermediate compartment protein 1-like has product MPFDVKRFDIYRKIPKDLTQPTLTGALVSILSGMFIVFLLLSEFHAFIMSDIMSELFVDNSGGGGGQISVFLNISLPRLKCEVVGLDIQDEMGRHEVGFVEDTEKVPVNNGLGCRFEGRFWINKVPGNFHMSTHSAHVQPASPDMTHVVHDLRFGEDLAAFLPDHIKGSFNPLDEVERLHANALSSHDYFLKIVPTIFENRSDKKSFAFQYTYAYKDYISFGHGNRVMPAIWFRYDLSPITVKYTDKRKPFYHFITTICAVVGGTFTVAGIIDSVIFTAAEVFKKAELGKLS; this is encoded by the exons ATGCCGTTCGACGTCAAAAG GTTCGACATCTACAGGAAGATACCCAAAGACCTGACACAGCCGACCTTAACTGGAGCTTTAG TGTCGATCCTGAGCGGTATGTTCATCGTCTTCCTGCTGCTGTCTGAGTTCCATGCCTTCATCATGTCCGACAT TATGAGTGAGCTGTTTGTGGACAACTCtggtggtgggggagggcaGATCTCAGTCTTCCTCAACATATCACTGCCCAGGCTCAAGTGTGAAG TGGTCGGACTGGACATCCAGGACGAGATGGGCAGACACGAGGTCGGCTTTGTGGAGGACACAGAAAAAGTACCCGTGAACAACGGACTGGGCTGCAGGTTTGAGGGCAGGTTCTGGATCAATAAG GTACCAGGGAACTTCCACATGTCCACTCACTCTGCTCACGTCCAGCCAGCCAGTCCAGACATGACACACGTCGTTCACGACCTCAGATTCGGAGAGGACCTAGCGGCTTTCTTACCA GACCATATCAAAGGTAGCTTCAACCCACTGGATGAAGTGGAGAGGTTACATGCTAATG CTCTGTCTtcgcatgactatttcttgaaGATCGTGCCTACCATCTTCGAGAACAGAAGTGACAAGAAGTCCTTTGCCTTCCAGTACACCTATGCCTACAAg gACTACATCTCGTTTGGTCACGGCAATCGCGTGATGCCAGCCATCTGGTTCCGGTATGACCTGAGCCCCATCACTGTCAAGTACACGGACAAGAGGAAGCCATTCTACCACTTCATCACCACG ATCTGTGCTGTGGTTGGCGGGACCTTCACAGTAGCAGGCATCATCGACTCAGTCATCTTCACAGCAGCGGAGGTCTTCAAAAAGGCAGAACTCGGCAAACTGTCTTGA